From Lepus europaeus isolate LE1 chromosome 3, mLepTim1.pri, whole genome shotgun sequence, a single genomic window includes:
- the LOC133756413 gene encoding olfactory receptor 2W1 has translation MYQGNYSYLHVFILCGFLDHPKLEKILSGVVTVFYLTTLLGNTAIILASLLDSHLHTPMYFFLRNLSFLDLCFTTSIVPQMLVNLWGPDKTISYVGCVIQLYVYMWLGSIECLLLAVMSYDRFTAICKPLHYLVIMNPHLCLKMIITVWSISLANSVVLCTLTLNLPRCGNNLLDHFLCELPAMVKIACVDTTTVEMSVFALGIVIVLTPLILILTSYGYIAKAVLKMKSKAGQRKAVNTCGSHLTVVSIFYGTIIYMYLQPGNSVSKDQGKFLTLFYTIITPSLNPLIYTLRNKDMKDALKKLMRVHHESTKKRET, from the coding sequence ATGTACCAAGGAAATTACAGTTATTTACATGTTTTTATTCTGTGTGGTTTCTTGGACCATCCCAAACTGGAGAAGATTCTGTCAGGAGTTGTCACCGTCTTCTACTTAACTACACTGCTGGGTAACACAGCCATCATTCTTGCATCTCTCTTGGATTCCCATCTCCATACACCAATGTACTTTTTCCTCAGGAATTTGTCTTTCCTTGATTTGTGTTTCACAACTAGCATTGTCCCTCAGATGCTGGTTAACCTGTGGGGACCTGATAAGACCATCAGTTACGTGGGTTGTGTCATTCAACTCTATGTCTATATGTGGTTGGGCTCCATTGAGTGCCTTCTCCTGGCTGTAATGTCCTATGATCGTTTCACAGCGATTTGCAAGCCCTTGCATTACTTGGTAATCATGAACCCACATCTTTGTCTCAAGATGATTATCACGGTCTGGAGCATTAGTTTGGCCAACTCTGTGGTATTATGTACACTCACCCTGAATTTGCCTAGATGTGGAAACAACCTTCTGGATCATTTCTTGTGTGAGCTGCCAGCTATGGTCAAGATAGCCTGTGTAGACACCACAACAGTGGAAATGTCTGTCTTTGCTTTAGGCATTGTCATTGTCCTTACACCCCTGATCCTTATTCTTACATCCTATGGCTACATTGCCAAAGCTGTGCTGAAAATGAAGTCAAAAGCAGGCCAGCGAAAAGCAGTGAACACCTGTGGATCTCATCTCACTGTGGTGTCCATCTTCTATGGTACCATTATCTACATGTACCTGCAACCAGGTAACAGTGTCTCCAAAGACCAGGGAAAGTTCCTCACCCTCTTTTACACCATCATCACCCCAAGTCTCAATCCCCTCATTTACACATTGAGGAATAAGGACATGAAGGATGCATTAAAGAAGCTGATGAGAGTTCACCATGAATctacaaaaaaaagagaaacctga